The following proteins are co-located in the Spirosoma montaniterrae genome:
- a CDS encoding restriction endonuclease subunit S, with translation MKKVAFGTLVKLLKGKKHNPSIQRSTTSKRFIQIDDLRNDKLVKFTDDKSGVEAHQNDLLIAWDGANAGTVGWGLNGYVGSTIVLIRLKEPDQWHTPFLGFFLRSQFNTLRANTTGATIPHLSRISLDNLQVPDISLDAQRQIAHILSRAEELIAARQQTLALLDDFLKSTFFDMFGDPVNNKKGWKVEKLEKCLTRIDSGWSPVCLDEVKQSDEEWAILKLGAVTSRYFKSNENKKLPDSLRPRPNIEVRKNDLLFSRKNTRELVGACAYVFDTPPGLMLSDTIFRLVHDQNVRGQYLWYLLNGSKFRKSVQALASGSAGSMPNISKERLANLKIPLPSLDLQSQFAEIVNRVEALKAQQRESLTELKHLYQSLMQRAFAGQLDVSRVVLPALPTAESPKPKRTERPNTSLKPDSDNLPAQLPLGWDFPNAWQQPPMQREQSPASTLDNLILKHGQGLRILYSPVPATDGIRDLVLIPAHEPERPVPTLDTLTTVLSQAGPVPFEMLRRELGTVAYTNLKRLIFEGLEQGEIYQEFDDETNTAADSLTQGRILLTVTPTPIT, from the coding sequence ATGAAGAAAGTAGCATTTGGAACGTTGGTCAAGCTGTTAAAAGGGAAAAAGCACAACCCTTCTATTCAGCGTTCTACCACCTCAAAGCGATTTATCCAAATTGATGATTTACGTAATGACAAACTGGTAAAATTTACTGATGACAAATCGGGGGTTGAAGCGCATCAAAATGACCTGCTTATTGCCTGGGATGGGGCAAATGCCGGAACTGTTGGTTGGGGCTTGAATGGGTATGTGGGCAGTACTATTGTACTCATCCGTTTGAAGGAACCCGATCAGTGGCATACTCCCTTTTTAGGATTCTTTCTGCGTAGTCAGTTTAACACATTGCGTGCCAATACCACAGGGGCCACTATTCCTCATTTGAGCCGAATTTCGCTTGATAATCTACAAGTACCAGACATCAGTCTCGACGCCCAACGCCAGATTGCCCATATCCTCAGCCGAGCGGAGGAGTTGATTGCGGCCCGGCAACAGACCCTCGCCCTCTTGGACGACTTCTTAAAAAGCACCTTTTTCGATATGTTTGGCGACCCGGTGAATAATAAAAAGGGGTGGAAAGTGGAGAAGTTGGAGAAGTGTTTGACACGTATAGATAGTGGGTGGAGTCCGGTATGCCTGGATGAGGTCAAACAGAGTGATGAAGAATGGGCAATTCTGAAGTTAGGTGCTGTTACAAGTCGTTATTTTAAATCGAATGAGAATAAAAAACTTCCTGATAGTCTACGGCCACGTCCGAATATTGAAGTAAGAAAGAACGACCTTCTATTCTCACGGAAGAACACAAGAGAGTTAGTTGGGGCGTGTGCATACGTCTTTGATACTCCCCCTGGACTCATGCTATCTGATACTATTTTCCGGTTAGTACATGATCAAAATGTACGCGGACAATATTTATGGTATCTGCTAAACGGTTCTAAATTTAGGAAGAGTGTTCAAGCATTAGCTTCTGGGAGTGCTGGATCAATGCCCAATATATCGAAAGAAAGATTAGCAAATTTAAAAATCCCCCTCCCCTCCCTCGACCTGCAAAGCCAATTCGCTGAGATTGTCAACCGTGTGGAAGCGTTGAAAGCGCAGCAGCGCGAATCGCTCACGGAGTTGAAGCACCTGTATCAGAGCCTGATGCAGCGGGCGTTTGCGGGGCAGTTGGATGTCAGCCGCGTGGTGCTGCCGGCATTACCAACGGCAGAATCTCCCAAACCGAAGCGGACAGAACGCCCCAACACATCGCTGAAACCTGATTCCGACAACCTACCCGCTCAGTTACCGCTGGGCTGGGATTTCCCCAACGCCTGGCAACAACCGCCCATGCAACGGGAGCAAAGCCCGGCCTCTACCCTGGACAACCTAATTCTCAAACACGGGCAGGGACTGAGAATTCTGTACAGCCCCGTACCCGCCACCGACGGCATACGTGACTTAGTACTAATACCAGCACATGAACCGGAGCGGCCCGTACCAACGCTGGATACCCTGACAACAGTACTAAGCCAGGCTGGTCCGGTGCCGTTCGAGATGCTACGTCGGGAGCTTGGCACTGTAGCTTATACAAACCTGAAACGACTAATTTTCGAGGGACTCGAACAGGGCGAAATCTATCAGGAATTCGACGACGAAACGAATACCGCGGCCGACTCGCTGACGCAGGGCCGTATTCTGTTAACGGTAACGCCAACTCCCATCACCTGA
- a CDS encoding restriction system-associated AAA family ATPase: MRLLNLHLHTPFRGLPADFHIGFRSGTVPTYEQLEPICFVGLNGSGKSNVLQVLAEIFYCVEYQWLVGKSGVRHKDIWIDNEFIRHLAFSLHYVPDKLSWQLAQQDTKLSALPGFVPPDVDFVRLFPVIRITKETGKQADWQLLQTEDFRQLTPVADYLITPPLPRHVVGYSSGMNELISNPFIRLDVFYAERLFQQTSHDDTFSGDDAEWQSQGYPEDDFDTESLPADWTPDQASRNRLLYLDYESNKLITLANFLIPDRKQLPLLYDMARIEDVRSFTITINYPYTLDSEGEPLRSIPLPTLLNQTIDKLTRCATTWTGGAPEAEQPVRLQLDFWVNQATKKAFNHHFRTADNLLNELYGLRLLNVLNYSETLRQRIKTADADDNLSMLLPRPEPQDASFHVGNLKLLKAGSAQSIPYRSLSDGEHQLLHVFGAMMLMEQPGTLFLFDEPETHFNPEWRSRFVSLLNQIVADPEPDPNSPKKIREQEVLLTSHSPFIVSDCKPENVFVFERQSGGTVTYRRAADEHFSETGPFNTFGASESLILETVFRKQDSVSHLVLETIERIKREADTLDAVRTGKRELLQLGESIEKFDALNFLNKREKQLLNSTL, translated from the coding sequence ATGCGTCTGCTCAACCTGCATCTGCACACACCATTTCGGGGGTTGCCCGCCGATTTTCACATTGGCTTTCGGTCCGGCACTGTTCCTACTTACGAGCAATTGGAGCCCATCTGCTTCGTAGGGCTGAACGGCTCCGGCAAGTCGAACGTATTACAGGTGCTGGCCGAGATTTTCTATTGCGTAGAGTATCAGTGGCTGGTTGGCAAAAGCGGAGTTCGTCATAAGGATATCTGGATCGACAACGAGTTCATCAGGCATCTGGCGTTCAGCCTCCACTACGTACCCGATAAGCTATCGTGGCAGTTGGCTCAGCAAGACACCAAGCTGTCTGCGTTGCCGGGTTTTGTACCGCCGGACGTCGATTTTGTCCGGTTGTTTCCTGTTATACGCATCACCAAAGAGACTGGCAAACAAGCCGACTGGCAACTGCTCCAAACCGAAGATTTCAGGCAGCTAACCCCCGTTGCTGATTACCTGATAACCCCGCCCCTGCCCCGGCACGTAGTGGGCTACTCATCGGGCATGAACGAGTTGATATCCAACCCGTTTATTCGGTTAGACGTGTTCTATGCCGAGCGATTGTTTCAGCAGACAAGCCACGACGATACTTTTTCGGGCGACGACGCCGAATGGCAATCGCAGGGTTACCCCGAAGATGATTTCGACACCGAATCACTACCCGCCGACTGGACTCCCGATCAGGCAAGCCGCAACCGGTTGCTATATCTTGACTACGAGTCGAACAAGCTCATTACGCTGGCCAACTTCCTGATCCCAGACCGCAAACAACTGCCTTTGCTCTACGACATGGCCCGTATCGAAGACGTTCGGTCGTTCACCATCACCATCAACTACCCGTACACGCTCGACAGCGAAGGCGAACCTCTGCGGTCCATCCCGCTGCCCACGCTGCTCAACCAGACTATCGACAAACTGACTCGCTGCGCCACCACCTGGACCGGCGGTGCCCCCGAAGCCGAACAGCCGGTACGTTTACAACTCGACTTCTGGGTCAATCAGGCCACCAAAAAGGCTTTCAATCACCACTTTCGCACCGCCGATAACCTCCTGAACGAACTCTACGGCCTGCGACTACTGAACGTACTGAATTATTCTGAAACCCTCCGTCAACGCATTAAAACAGCCGACGCCGACGACAACCTGTCCATGCTACTGCCCCGTCCGGAGCCGCAAGACGCGTCATTTCATGTAGGCAATCTAAAGCTATTGAAAGCTGGCTCGGCGCAGTCTATTCCATACCGGAGCCTGTCGGACGGCGAGCATCAACTGCTGCATGTATTTGGGGCTATGATGCTCATGGAACAGCCCGGTACGCTGTTTCTGTTCGACGAACCCGAAACTCACTTCAATCCTGAATGGCGCAGCCGGTTCGTGAGCCTGCTGAACCAGATTGTCGCCGACCCCGAACCAGACCCGAACAGTCCGAAAAAAATACGCGAACAGGAGGTATTGCTGACCTCGCACTCGCCCTTTATTGTATCGGACTGCAAACCCGAAAACGTGTTTGTGTTTGAACGCCAGTCGGGCGGTACGGTAACGTATCGGCGGGCGGCTGATGAACACTTTAGCGAAACCGGGCCGTTCAACACCTTCGGTGCATCGGAGAGTTTAATTCTGGAGACTGTCTTTCGAAAACAGGACAGCGTATCGCACCTGGTGCTGGAGACTATCGAGCGAATCAAACGGGAGGCCGATACGCTTGATGCAGTTCGCACCGGCAAACGTGAACTGCTGCAACTGGGCGAATCCATCGAAAAATTCGACGCGCTCAATTTTCTGAACAAACGGGAGAAACAACTACTAAACTCAACGCTCTGA
- a CDS encoding T9SS type A sorting domain-containing protein, with product MKTLLLTFFWLGCLYQAIAQPSQTPCVVTNSYSLSYLSGTGTNCSFRFQPTVTIDQRGGSVKLAEYTFTIGATVVQVCYSGTPAASVPCSGSYQDLPSGANLLFPAVTITLPCSSGSLSLRGSTATSGNSTCTGPTQLFNGPLPVELLSFYGISKPEGILLNWATQWETKNEGFDIEKSLNANSFERVGFVKGQQTTTQLSTYEFLDATVRDGETYYYRLKQKDVGGAFAYSRIIAVRHALGQEMPAKVFPNANAGGTFMLSMLDAQSATLQLYSEAGLEIPVTVTKTGDPNSVSVSAVGSIAKGIYLLKVSKAGGSQPIALKVLVQ from the coding sequence ATGAAGACATTATTACTTACTTTCTTCTGGCTGGGTTGTTTATATCAGGCGATTGCTCAGCCCAGTCAGACTCCCTGCGTTGTTACAAACAGCTATTCGCTGAGTTATCTGTCGGGTACGGGAACCAACTGCTCGTTCCGGTTTCAGCCAACCGTAACCATAGATCAAAGAGGTGGCTCGGTTAAACTCGCGGAGTACACCTTCACGATAGGTGCTACTGTTGTTCAGGTATGTTACTCGGGTACTCCTGCGGCTTCGGTGCCTTGTTCGGGTAGTTATCAGGATTTGCCCAGCGGAGCCAACCTGCTTTTTCCGGCGGTTACTATCACCTTGCCTTGTAGTAGTGGTTCGCTTTCACTCAGGGGTAGCACGGCCACATCGGGAAATAGTACCTGCACTGGTCCCACGCAGCTTTTTAACGGCCCGCTGCCCGTTGAGTTGCTTTCGTTTTATGGCATCTCAAAACCCGAAGGCATTCTGCTGAATTGGGCAACCCAGTGGGAGACCAAAAACGAAGGCTTCGACATAGAAAAAAGTCTGAATGCCAACTCGTTCGAGCGTGTTGGCTTTGTGAAAGGCCAGCAAACCACGACTCAGCTATCTACCTACGAATTTCTGGACGCTACCGTTCGGGATGGGGAGACGTACTACTACCGGCTCAAGCAAAAAGACGTTGGCGGGGCGTTTGCCTATTCGCGTATTATTGCGGTTCGGCACGCGTTGGGTCAGGAGATGCCTGCCAAAGTGTTTCCAAACGCCAACGCAGGTGGTACTTTTATGCTGTCGATGCTCGACGCTCAATCGGCTACGCTACAGTTGTATAGCGAGGCAGGCCTGGAAATTCCGGTAACGGTTACCAAAACCGGCGACCCGAACAGTGTGTCGGTTTCGGCAGTTGGGTCAATAGCAAAAGGCATCTACCTATTGAAAGTTAGTAAAGCGGGCGGTAGTCAGCCGATAGCGTTAAAAGTACTCGTTCAATAG
- a CDS encoding universal stress protein, whose product MKTIVVPTDLSDFANRALAVAVSLARQHGAVIDLVHFVPFSLIEPSFSEAPISVAQYLDEQAQEAEKSIQQLCQQPRYQDVTIRPTIARGNQGLYETLADLAADLVVVASHGSSGWAEWLFGSNAEQIMKRVHCPVLVIKTEQENFNPQHPVCGIDVDDHLLTPHPIPFQLGETIREYIYVKTPSDPKVDEGIRDWMAELAAARNLIDYHFTIVTAGNVPDGIIAYAESRRADLIVLFSHQRKGVWHLINGSVAEDVVNHAPMPVLVIPLR is encoded by the coding sequence ATGAAAACTATTGTTGTTCCAACTGACCTGAGTGATTTCGCGAATCGGGCATTAGCCGTAGCTGTCAGCCTGGCCCGGCAGCACGGGGCTGTTATCGATCTGGTTCATTTTGTGCCGTTTAGCCTAATCGAACCCAGTTTTTCGGAAGCCCCCATATCTGTTGCTCAATACCTTGACGAGCAGGCTCAGGAGGCCGAGAAGTCTATTCAGCAACTATGCCAGCAGCCGCGCTATCAGGACGTAACGATACGGCCCACCATTGCCCGTGGCAATCAGGGCTTATACGAAACGCTGGCCGATTTGGCTGCTGATCTGGTTGTCGTTGCTTCGCACGGGTCGTCGGGCTGGGCCGAGTGGCTGTTTGGGTCCAATGCCGAGCAGATTATGAAACGCGTGCATTGCCCGGTGCTGGTCATAAAAACCGAGCAGGAGAATTTCAACCCCCAACACCCCGTTTGTGGCATCGATGTCGATGACCACCTGCTAACTCCGCACCCAATTCCGTTTCAGTTGGGCGAAACGATTCGGGAGTACATCTACGTGAAAACGCCATCTGACCCGAAAGTAGACGAAGGTATTCGCGACTGGATGGCTGAACTGGCCGCAGCCCGGAATCTGATCGATTACCACTTCACGATTGTAACGGCGGGCAACGTACCCGATGGCATCATCGCCTACGCCGAAAGCCGGCGAGCCGACCTGATCGTCTTGTTTTCGCACCAACGCAAAGGCGTGTGGCACCTGATTAATGGCAGCGTGGCCGAAGACGTGGTCAATCATGCGCCAATGCCGGTGCTGGTGATACCGCTTCGGTAA
- a CDS encoding bestrophin family protein: protein MHAGKRYTFTEFVFWTRRDIYKLLLLSVVPTALYHFFGYTFLALTWVPIALIGTAVAFIVGFKNNATYSRLWEARQIYGSIINTSRAFGVMVRDYLRGQADAETKVILYRHIAWLTALRYQLREPRIWESTQEANNIEYSHLYKIPERETKLDDELQPYLSDEERVYVLTKKNRATQIMALQSKHINELRGLLNEFQLMQLQTGITSFYDHQGRAERIKNFPYPRNFSSIATILLYLFVVLVPFGLLKEFNSMGKDTFLEGYSVWFNVPFATLLTWVFVALDRVGESSANPFEGGANDVPISNISRTIEIDLRDMLDETDLPAPIAPVNNILM, encoded by the coding sequence ATGCACGCGGGTAAACGCTACACCTTCACCGAATTTGTGTTCTGGACACGCCGGGACATTTATAAACTGCTGCTTTTGTCTGTTGTTCCTACGGCCCTGTACCACTTTTTCGGCTATACGTTTCTGGCTCTTACGTGGGTACCCATCGCGCTGATTGGGACGGCAGTAGCCTTTATCGTTGGCTTTAAAAACAACGCGACCTATTCGCGATTGTGGGAAGCCCGGCAGATTTATGGCAGCATTATCAATACCAGCCGGGCCTTCGGCGTAATGGTGCGCGACTATCTGCGCGGACAGGCCGACGCCGAGACGAAAGTGATTCTGTACCGGCACATAGCCTGGCTAACGGCCCTCCGCTACCAGCTCCGCGAACCACGCATCTGGGAAAGTACGCAGGAAGCAAACAACATTGAATACAGCCATTTGTATAAAATTCCCGAACGGGAAACAAAGCTCGACGACGAACTTCAGCCGTATTTGTCGGATGAGGAGCGCGTGTATGTGCTGACCAAGAAAAACCGGGCTACGCAGATAATGGCACTACAATCCAAGCACATCAACGAACTGCGGGGCCTGCTCAACGAGTTTCAGTTGATGCAGTTGCAAACGGGCATCACATCTTTCTACGACCATCAGGGCCGGGCCGAACGCATCAAAAACTTCCCGTATCCGCGCAATTTTTCGTCCATTGCTACCATCCTGCTGTATTTATTTGTCGTTCTGGTTCCGTTCGGGCTGCTCAAGGAATTTAACTCGATGGGGAAAGATACGTTTCTCGAAGGCTATAGCGTCTGGTTCAACGTGCCGTTTGCTACGCTGCTGACATGGGTATTCGTAGCCCTCGACCGCGTAGGCGAAAGCAGTGCCAATCCGTTTGAAGGAGGAGCCAACGACGTACCGATCAGCAACATATCGCGCACCATCGAAATCGACCTGCGCGATATGCTTGATGAAACTGACCTCCCCGCTCCTATTGCGCCCGTCAATAATATTCTAATGTGA
- a CDS encoding universal stress protein, which produces MKKILVTTDFSSQSKAAMRFAMQVASQSGAALTFLTVCHVPRPTVWTDATYTAHEKTELNKTRKTVGNFVESVYKSRQMFPTNYTCVAVNSPFTDSTIMGYAADHAFDYICISTHGAGMVEKLFGNTTSNLINQSPVPVIAVPATYRVSELTTVLYASDLSQLNEIKRVVDFARPLSTSVELLHFSEPNEPVVDSDIIATAVKKHTDYPVTVQVKPRHMAHALTANIEAFIQAKKPSVLVMFTTQKDGFFKRLFLSGNSVDYSFLTTTPLLVFRKA; this is translated from the coding sequence ATGAAAAAAATCCTTGTCACTACTGACTTTTCGAGCCAATCGAAGGCAGCCATGCGTTTCGCCATGCAGGTAGCCTCGCAGTCTGGTGCTGCTCTCACCTTTTTGACTGTATGCCATGTTCCGCGACCAACCGTCTGGACCGACGCAACCTACACGGCTCACGAAAAAACCGAATTGAATAAAACACGAAAGACGGTCGGCAATTTTGTTGAATCGGTATACAAAAGCCGACAGATGTTTCCCACAAACTACACCTGCGTGGCTGTAAACTCGCCCTTTACCGACAGCACTATTATGGGATACGCGGCTGACCATGCTTTCGACTACATCTGTATCAGTACGCATGGAGCGGGCATGGTCGAAAAACTGTTTGGCAACACCACCTCGAACCTAATCAACCAGTCGCCGGTGCCGGTGATTGCCGTGCCCGCCACATACCGGGTATCAGAACTGACTACCGTGCTATATGCCAGCGATTTGAGCCAGCTCAACGAAATAAAACGAGTGGTCGATTTTGCCAGGCCGCTTTCCACTTCGGTCGAGTTGCTGCACTTCAGCGAACCCAACGAGCCAGTTGTTGACTCGGACATTATTGCTACGGCGGTGAAAAAACACACCGACTACCCCGTAACCGTACAGGTAAAACCCCGCCACATGGCGCATGCCCTGACCGCTAACATTGAAGCCTTCATCCAGGCCAAAAAGCCTTCGGTTCTGGTCATGTTTACCACCCAAAAAGACGGTTTTTTCAAGCGTTTGTTCCTGTCGGGCAATTCGGTCGACTACTCGTTTCTGACTACTACTCCCCTGCTTGTGTTTCGTAAAGCCTGA
- a CDS encoding type I restriction-modification system subunit M → MLQNPTIKRLINQLWDKFWSGGISNPLTAIEQITYLLFMRMLDAQDAKKVADAEFTGDTYLSIFAGSYLPAGQKDEPENYVSKQMLRWSYFKNLPAAEMLSQVQLNVFPFLKTLNASGTPFARHMDNAVFIIPKPSLMVEAVKLIDDIFKEVERDATEGGHTLQDIQGDVYEHLLSEIATAGKNGQFRTPRHIINLIVELLRPELGKRIADPACGSAGFLLAAYVYILTQHTSEAHKKTDEDGFVRGTMGDLLTNRELRADWERDCFHGYDIDQTMVRMGLMNLMMHGFQNPQLDYQDTLSKGYDEAGLYDYVLANPPFTGNIDKGDVNTSLKLPTTKTELLFLERIYQMLRIGGTAAVIVPQGVLFGAGRAFVEIRKQLVEQAELKAVITMPSGVFKPYAGVSTAILIFTKGEPAEQIWFYEMKNDGRTLDDKRTKLSGYGDLQNIVTRYHSRDPKQPNDRKSQCFFVEKQELADNNYDLSLSKYKEEDYEATTYDAPADILKKLRTLEADILQGIDELEGYLV, encoded by the coding sequence ATGCTACAGAACCCTACCATTAAACGACTCATAAACCAGCTTTGGGATAAGTTCTGGTCAGGCGGTATCTCAAACCCGCTCACCGCCATCGAGCAAATTACGTACCTGCTGTTTATGCGAATGCTCGACGCGCAAGACGCCAAGAAAGTGGCCGACGCCGAGTTTACTGGCGATACGTACCTATCCATCTTCGCTGGTTCGTATCTGCCCGCCGGTCAGAAAGACGAGCCTGAAAACTATGTCAGCAAACAAATGCTACGCTGGAGCTACTTCAAAAACCTGCCTGCCGCCGAAATGCTTAGTCAGGTTCAACTTAACGTCTTCCCATTTCTGAAAACGTTGAATGCCAGCGGTACGCCCTTTGCCCGGCATATGGATAATGCGGTGTTCATTATCCCGAAGCCCTCGCTGATGGTAGAAGCCGTGAAGCTCATTGACGATATTTTCAAGGAGGTTGAGCGCGACGCCACCGAGGGCGGTCATACGTTGCAGGACATACAGGGCGACGTGTACGAACACCTGCTCTCAGAAATAGCCACGGCGGGTAAAAACGGGCAGTTCCGCACTCCGCGCCACATCATTAACCTGATTGTCGAACTGCTGCGGCCCGAACTGGGCAAGCGCATCGCCGATCCGGCCTGCGGATCGGCAGGCTTCCTGCTGGCGGCTTACGTGTATATCCTGACGCAACACACCTCGGAAGCGCACAAGAAAACCGACGAAGACGGCTTTGTGCGGGGTACGATGGGCGATCTGCTCACCAATCGCGAACTTCGCGCCGACTGGGAACGCGACTGTTTCCACGGCTACGACATCGACCAGACGATGGTCCGTATGGGCCTGATGAACCTGATGATGCACGGGTTTCAGAACCCACAACTCGATTACCAGGACACGCTCTCGAAGGGCTACGACGAAGCCGGGCTGTACGACTACGTACTGGCAAACCCACCCTTCACGGGCAACATCGACAAGGGCGACGTGAACACGAGCCTGAAACTGCCCACCACCAAAACCGAACTGCTGTTTCTGGAGCGCATTTACCAAATGCTACGTATCGGCGGCACAGCCGCTGTGATTGTACCGCAGGGCGTGCTGTTTGGGGCTGGGCGGGCTTTTGTCGAAATCCGTAAGCAGTTAGTGGAGCAGGCCGAACTGAAGGCTGTGATTACGATGCCCTCCGGCGTATTTAAGCCCTACGCGGGCGTAAGCACGGCTATCTTGATTTTCACGAAAGGCGAACCTGCTGAGCAGATCTGGTTCTATGAAATGAAAAACGATGGCCGTACATTAGACGACAAACGCACCAAACTCAGCGGCTACGGCGATTTGCAGAACATTGTAACGCGCTACCACAGCCGCGACCCTAAACAGCCCAACGACCGCAAGAGTCAATGCTTTTTTGTCGAGAAACAGGAACTGGCCGACAACAACTACGACCTCAGCCTGAGCAAATACAAAGAAGAAGACTACGAAGCGACCACCTATGACGCACCCGCCGACATCCTGAAAAAACTGCGGACGCTCGAAGCTGATATTTTACAGGGTATTGACGAATTGGAGGGGTATTTGGTATGA
- a CDS encoding response regulator, which produces MKTILLIEDNDAIRENTAEILELTGYVVLTAENGKVGVEKALATRPDLVICDIMMPVLDGYGVLHIFNKNPQLSGIPFIFLTAKTERSDFRKGMELGADDYLTKPFEESELLSAIEGRLNRFQHVAPAQLKPDYDLHQNGLDQFLTDARTVGNLASLSNDRKVHAVRKKQYIYTEGDEPTRLYFLKSGKIKTVRTNVDGKELITGLYQSGEFFGYLALLEQTDYTDSAITLEDCELIYIPQDDFRQLLLANAEVGQQFIKLLAGRVSDREQQLLGMAYGSLRRRVADTLLRLSEQHSGLIQLSRDDLAAMVGTATESLIRTLSEFKQDGLIDMAGTSIRIVQPDKLRRANW; this is translated from the coding sequence ATGAAAACGATTCTGTTGATTGAAGACAACGATGCCATCCGCGAAAACACCGCCGAAATCCTGGAACTGACCGGCTATGTCGTTCTAACTGCCGAAAATGGGAAGGTAGGCGTCGAAAAAGCCCTTGCCACCCGGCCCGATCTGGTCATCTGCGATATTATGATGCCCGTTCTCGATGGTTACGGCGTCCTGCATATTTTCAACAAAAATCCGCAGCTATCGGGCATTCCGTTTATTTTTCTGACTGCCAAAACCGAACGCAGCGATTTCCGGAAAGGCATGGAACTCGGTGCCGACGATTACCTGACCAAACCGTTTGAGGAATCGGAACTGCTGAGTGCCATTGAAGGGCGGCTGAACCGTTTTCAGCACGTGGCACCGGCCCAGCTAAAACCCGACTACGACCTGCATCAAAACGGTCTCGACCAGTTTCTGACCGATGCCCGCACAGTGGGCAACCTCGCCAGCCTATCGAACGACCGGAAGGTTCATGCCGTTCGCAAAAAGCAGTATATATATACGGAAGGCGACGAGCCGACACGGCTGTATTTTCTGAAATCGGGTAAGATAAAAACCGTGCGTACCAACGTCGATGGAAAAGAGTTGATTACAGGCTTGTATCAATCGGGTGAGTTCTTCGGCTACCTTGCCCTGCTCGAACAAACCGACTATACCGACTCGGCAATTACACTCGAAGACTGTGAACTGATTTATATTCCACAGGATGATTTCCGGCAATTGCTGCTGGCAAACGCGGAAGTGGGGCAACAGTTTATTAAACTCCTGGCGGGGCGCGTATCGGACCGCGAACAGCAACTGCTGGGCATGGCCTACGGCTCGCTGCGTCGGCGCGTAGCCGATACGCTACTACGGCTGTCGGAACAGCACAGCGGTCTCATTCAACTTTCGCGCGATGACCTGGCGGCTATGGTTGGTACGGCCACCGAGTCGCTCATCCGCACCCTCAGCGAATTCAAACAGGACGGCCTGATTGACATGGCCGGCACCAGCATCCGCATCGTACAGCCCGACAAACTGCGCCGGGCCAATTGGTGA